Proteins encoded in a region of the Piliocolobus tephrosceles isolate RC106 unplaced genomic scaffold, ASM277652v3 unscaffolded_23259, whole genome shotgun sequence genome:
- the DUSP7 gene encoding dual specificity protein phosphatase 7 encodes MKNQLRGPPARAHMSTSGAAAAGGTRAGSEPGAGSGSGAGTGAGAATGAGAMPCKSAEWLQEELEVRGGASLLLLDCRPHELFESSHIETAINLAIPGLMLRRLRKGNLPIRSIIPNHADKERFATRCKAATVLLYDEATAEWQPEPGAPASVLGLLLQKLRDDGCQAYYLQGGFNKFQTEYSEHCETNVDSSSSPSSSPPTSVLGLGGLRISSDCSDGESDRELPSSATESDGSPVPSSQPAFPVQILPYLYLGCAKDSTNLDVLGKYGIKYILNVTPNLPNAFEHGGEFTYKQIPISDHWSQNLSQFFPEAISFIDEARSKKCGVLVHCLAGISRSVTVTVAYLMQKMNLSLNDAYDFVKRKKSNISPNFNFMGQLLDFERTLGLSSPCDNHAPSEQLYFSTPTNHNLFPLNTLEST; translated from the exons ATGAAAAACCAGCTTCGCGGCCCCCCAGCGCGGGCGCACATGTCGACTTCGGGGGCGGCGGCGGCTGGGGGCACCCGGGCGGGGTCCGAGCCCGGTGCGGGGTCGGGGTCCGGCGCAGGCACCGGGGCGGGCGCGGCGACGGGAGCAGGGGCCATGCCCTGCAAGAGCGCCGAGTGGCTGCAGGAGGAGCTGGAGGTGCGCGGCGGCGCGTCCCTGCTGCTGCTCGACTGCCGGCCGCACGAGCTCTTCGAGTCGTCGCACATCGAGACGGCCATCAACCTGGCCATCCCGGGCCTCATGTTGCGCCGCCTGCGCAAGGGCAACCTGCCCATCCGCTCCATCATCCCCAATCACGCCGACAAGGAGCGCTTCGCCACGCGCTGCAAGGCGGCCACTGTGCTGCTCTATGACGAGGCCACGGCCGAGTGGCAGCCCGAGCCCGGCGCTCCCGCCTCCGTGCTCGGCCTGCTCCTACAGAAGCTGCGCGACGACGGCTGCCAGGCCTACTACCTCCAAG GTGGTTTCAACAAGTTTCAGACAGAGTACTCTGAGCACTGCGAGACCAACGTGGACAGCTCTTCCTCACCGAGCAGCTCGCCACCCACCTCAGTGCTGGGCCTGGGGGGCCTGCGCATCAGCTCTGACTGCTCCGACGGCGAGTCGGACCGAGAGCTGCCCAGCAGTGCCACCGAGTCGGACGGCAGCCCTGTGCCATCCAGCCAACCAGCCTTCCCTGTCCAGATCCTGCCCTACCTCTACCTCGGCTGCGCCAAGGACTCCACCAACCTGGACGTGCTCGGCAAGTATGGCATCAAGTATATCCTCAACGTCACACCCAACCTACCCAATGCCTTTGAGCACGGTGGCGAGTTCACCTACAAGCAGATCCCCATCTCTGACCACTGGAGCCAGAACCTCTCCCAGTTCTTCCCTGAGGCCATCAGCTTCATTG ATGAAGCCCGCTCCAAGAAGTGTGGTGTCCTGGTGCACTGCCTGGCAGGCATCAGCCGCTCAGTGACGGTCACTGTGGCCTATCTGATGCAGAAGATGAACCTGTCACTCAACGACGCCTACGACTTTGTCAAGAGAAAAAAGTCCAACATCTCGCCCAACTTCAACTTCATGGGGCAGCTGCTGGACTTTGAGCGGACGCTGGGGCTAAGCAGCCCGTGCGACAACCATGCGCCGAGTGAGCAGCTCTACTTTTCCACGCCCACCAACCACAACCTGTTCCCACTCAATACGCTGGAGTCCACGTGA